The Chitinispirillum alkaliphilum DNA segment ATCTAAGCGCCAAACTGGTTTATCATCGACCAACTCAAGTTCTTCCATGTCTTTCCGAACGGTTACAAATCGATCAATGAGGAGGTGAATAGTGTCTCCGGCGAAATCATAGGTTCCAAATGATCTGTACTCATAGTCTTGTTTGAGGTTTGGGTTGGTCTGCCCTTTTTTGCGCTCAATAAAACGTGTGGTTCCGTCTCTGTTAAACCTGAGTATTTTTTCTTCTGTGGCATTTATTTCGGGATGCTGGGTGCTAGTGGTTACCTGAGAAAATTTCCACTCACCTGGGATTGTTCTTCTTAGCTCGACAGCCTTTTTCTCATCCTCTTTGATTTGAGGTAACATCTCTACCAGTTCTTTCATAACATTGTTAGCCTGGAGAAGCCAGTTGATTTCCAGAAAGGAGTCTGCTACTGAAAGTATGCTATCAATTCTTTTTACCTGCAGCCCGCTCAGCTCCTCTTTGGCAGCTTTTGCTTTAGCTCTTTTCTGCTCAATCGCAGGGCCAAGATTGGAAACCTGCTCGGTGTAAAATTTTTGGGCTTTTTCGAGATGAACCATAAGGGAATCAAAGGAAGCTCGGGCCTGACCCTTGTTCCTCTGTCGCATAGATTCACGGGTCTGGTATATAAACACCCTGGGTCTTGAGAGGTTTTCAAGTGGAACACCTTTGGATTCAAGCTGGTCAATTTCGGCTTGTGCCTGATTGAGAGCATCTTCGCTCACGCCGCAGGCGATAACGAGCAATGAAAGAAAAAGAGGGATAAGGGTTGCTCGCGATTTTTTCATGAGGTCCTCCTGTAAGAGTTTGGTAAACAATTTATTAGGAAGATACCTTTTCAGTTAAAGTGGAGTCAAGCTAATTAATTAGCTCATAAGGTCTTATGGGTATGAAAAAAGGCCCTGCTCCAGAAGGGGAGCAGGGCCTTTTGAGCAATAGTTGTTTTCAGACAGGAAAGTGGGTGCTATCTAACACGAAACGCTCTGAAAAAGGTGTTTCCGTCTCTTTGTAGCAGAAAAAGAATCGGTTCACCACTTTTAGGCTCTGCGACCTGGTTGAATTCCCTGACTGAGGTTACAGCAGTCCTGTTGACTTCGAGAATAATATCGTTTTCTCTGATACCCTCCTGAGCGGCCTGGCTGTTATTTTCAACTGAAAGTACCACCACACCTCTGACATTTCGTCCAAGACCAAGCTGGTTACGGATATCGCGGGTTATATTTCCAAGCTCCATACCCAGAGTGCGGCTGACCTCCTCAGAGCTCTCTTCAGGAGTGGTGTCTGATCTTGTTGGGGTAGTGCTTGCACCCTCCTCGTCTCTTGCAGTGATTGTTGCCTCAACGGTTATCTCCTCGTTATCCCTGAACAGGGTAACAGGCACCGTCTGCCCGGGGCGAATGTTTGCAACTGCATTGCGGAGCTGATTTGGATCCTCAACCTTTCTGTCACCTATGGCGGTGATGATATCTCCACGCTTGATCCCTGCCTTCTGAGCGGGCTGCCCATCGAAAACATCACCAATAAGAATACCTCTTACATTTCTTGGCAGATTAAGAGCTTCACGTGTGGATTGGTCAAGTTCCTGAATCATAACTCCAAGCCAACCCCTTGTAACCGTTCCCTCATATATGAGATCTTCCATAATTCTGCGGGCCATATTGATAGGAATGGCAAACCCTATACCCATATTCCCTCCAGAGCGGGTGTAGATCATGGTGTTTATTCCTATCAGTTCACCCCTGAGGTTTACAAGTGCTCCCCCTGAATTCCCGGGATTAATGGCTGCATCAGTTTGGATAAAATTCTGGTATGATGAAGTATTGTGTCCGGGAGTGGTTCTTCCTGTGGCAGATACAATCCCCATCGTAACTGAAGATGTAAGGCTGAAAGGGTTGCCGATAGCAAGTGCCCAGTCTCCGGGGCGCAGTTTTTCTGAATCACCGAGATAGGCAACCGGCAGATCATCCACATTGTCGGT contains these protein-coding regions:
- a CDS encoding HtrA protease/chaperone protein, with the protein product MPKILRKPIMPLSLVVLIVVGGFFITSTCSFASDKRPERDSIQFGAQQRPEVELPPGIEAFATIFADVAEKVVPTVVSVIPTQIDTVVFSNNPFYQFFGGDPFSGSPFQDFFGPPRNRRNPPPVERREHRRQGLGSGVIVSSDGYILTNYHVVSGADEIEVKTSDNRSFDAKIIGADSLTDVAVLKITDNVDDLPVAYLGDSEKLRPGDWALAIGNPFSLTSSVTMGIVSATGRTTPGHNTSSYQNFIQTDAAINPGNSGGALVNLRGELIGINTMIYTRSGGNMGIGFAIPINMARRIMEDLIYEGTVTRGWLGVMIQELDQSTREALNLPRNVRGILIGDVFDGQPAQKAGIKRGDIITAIGDRKVEDPNQLRNAVANIRPGQTVPVTLFRDNEEITVEATITARDEEGASTTPTRSDTTPEESSEEVSRTLGMELGNITRDIRNQLGLGRNVRGVVVLSVENNSQAAQEGIRENDIILEVNRTAVTSVREFNQVAEPKSGEPILFLLQRDGNTFFRAFRVR